One Xyrauchen texanus isolate HMW12.3.18 chromosome 34, RBS_HiC_50CHRs, whole genome shotgun sequence genomic window carries:
- the dipk1b gene encoding divergent protein kinase domain 1B produces the protein MPRSLRRLMHLVLLCPLSKGLQAHLPAVKVKYLLVAWFGILVTSWVIYMQYSSYSELCRGHVCTMLICDHYRRGIISGSVCKSLCEEKTLSLQHCLSTSPTHQIYSAVWKEKAILVKCGIEESMRGENSPDSPLRHDSNLFDKPTRGTSIDEFRAMLHSFLKDSVGEQSSLGTLVTRVISLADVNGDGKVSLAEAKSVWALLQINEFVLMVALHDKEHAPRLLGFCGDLYVTERIAHSALFRLEVPGWLQPVFPEPLGVALNRWLAPAWPQRARITIGLLEFIEEVFHGVYGSFYICDASPRRVGYNAKYDFKMADLQSLASEATIKGFLRGRTCEANADCTYGQDCTATCDRLARQCNVEVVQPNLAKMCALMQDFLLFGAPLDLRDDLEKQLRTCVTLSGLASQMEVHHSLVLNNLKTLLWKKISNTKYS, from the exons ATGCCTCGGAGTTTGCGCAGGCTGATGCATCTGGTGCTGCTCTGCCCTTTATCGAAGGGCTTACAG gCCCATTTGCCTGCAGTAAAGGTCAAGTACCTGTTGGTGGCATGGTTTGGGATTCTGGTGACCAGCTGGGTGATCTACATGCAATATTCCTCTTATTCAGAGCTCTGCAGAGGACATGTTTGTACCATGCTCATT tgtgatcaTTACCGCAGGGGCATCATCTCGGGGTCAGTGTGTAAGTCTCTCTGTGAAGAAAAAACTCTTTCGCTTCAACACTGTCTTTCAACGTCACCTACACACCAG ATATACAGTGCTGTATGGAAGGAGAAAGCCATACTGGTGAAGTGTGGGATTGAAGAGAGTATGAGAGGGGAGAACAGCCCTGACTCGCCACTGCGGCATGACAGCAACCTCTTCGACAAACCCACCCGCGGAACATCCATAGATGAATTCAGAGCCATGCTGCATTCCTTCCTCAAG GACAGTGTCGGGGAGCAGTCGTCTCTTGGCACCCTTGTCACTCGTGTGATTTCTCTGGCAGACGTTAACGGTGATGGCAAAGTTTCGTTAGCGGAAGCTAAATCTGTTTGGGCTTTGCTTCAGATCAACGAATTTGTTCTAATGGTGGCACTACACGATAAAGAACACGCTCCTCGCTTGCTGGGTTTCTGCGGTGACCTTTACGTGACCGAACGCATAGCACATAGTGCCCTTTTCAGACTGGAGGTTCCTGGCTGGCTGCAGCCTGTGTTTCCCGAGCCGCTGGGCGTGGCACTTAACCGATGGCTCGCACCCGCATGGCCACAGCGGGCCCGAATCACTATTGGCCTGCTAGAGTTCATAGAAGAAGTTTTCCATGGTGTGTACGGAAGCTTCTATATTTGTGACGCTAGCCCGCGACGGGTCGGCTACAATGCTAAATACGACTTTAAAATGGCAGATCTCCAAAGCCTAGCATCTGAGGCAACCATCAAGGGGTTTTTACGAGGAAGAACTTGCGAAGCAAATGCAGATTGCACATATGGACAGGATTGTACAGCGACATGTGACCGATTAGCGAGGCAGTGCAATGTGGAAGTGGTGCAGCCTAATTTGGCTAAGATGTGTGCGTTAATGCAGGATTTCCTGTTGTTTGGAGCACCTTTGGATCTGAGAGATGACCTGGAGAAACAGCTACGCACCTGTGTGACGCTCAGCGGACTTGCCTCGCAAATGGAGGTACAT